One Elusimicrobiota bacterium DNA window includes the following coding sequences:
- a CDS encoding DNA-directed RNA polymerase subunit alpha: protein MPTFSKQLIIPEALSLEEKSRTANYSKFTAEPYERGYGHTIGNSLRRILLSSLDGAAVVAVRIKGARHEYSTVNGVEEDVINILLNLKKLRVRLHGEGPETLLISLKGKKEVKASDIRESANVEVINKDLVIAHVEAGAEFEAELEIARGAGYLTSDEIISGMTLPADFIPMDALFSPIEKVHYTVENARVGHKTDYDKLVLEVWTDGTITPSDAVNKTAALLRRSIIPFLPKEEAAAESVPEKSEESTAGSGELNNKLEQGVDMIELSSRASNCLKVAGIRTIGELVNKSENDLLAVKNFGQKSLDEIKDKLKEMGLSLGMKE from the coding sequence ATGCCTACATTTTCAAAACAGCTCATCATTCCTGAAGCCTTAAGCCTTGAGGAAAAAAGCCGGACCGCGAATTATTCCAAATTCACCGCTGAGCCCTATGAAAGGGGTTATGGCCACACCATCGGTAATTCGCTCAGGCGCATCCTTCTTTCAAGTCTTGACGGCGCCGCGGTGGTGGCCGTGCGCATCAAGGGTGCCCGCCACGAATATTCCACCGTCAACGGCGTTGAGGAGGATGTTATAAACATACTCCTGAACCTGAAGAAACTCCGCGTGCGTCTTCACGGCGAAGGGCCGGAGACGCTTCTTATCTCGCTTAAGGGCAAGAAAGAAGTTAAAGCCTCCGATATACGCGAAAGCGCCAATGTGGAGGTAATAAACAAGGACCTCGTAATCGCCCATGTCGAGGCCGGCGCCGAGTTCGAAGCGGAACTTGAGATCGCAAGGGGTGCGGGATATCTCACTTCCGACGAGATCATTTCAGGAATGACTCTGCCGGCGGATTTTATTCCGATGGACGCTTTATTCTCCCCGATAGAGAAAGTGCATTACACCGTGGAAAATGCCCGCGTGGGACATAAGACCGATTACGACAAATTGGTGCTTGAAGTGTGGACCGACGGCACCATTACTCCGTCCGACGCGGTGAACAAAACTGCCGCGCTGCTCCGGCGCTCCATCATCCCTTTCCTGCCGAAAGAAGAGGCCGCTGCGGAAAGTGTTCCTGAAAAAAGCGAAGAAAGCACCGCCGGTTCCGGCGAGCTTAATAACAAGCTGGAACAGGGTGTGGATATGATAGAGCTCTCCTCCAGGGCGTCCAACTGTCTTAAGGTGGCGGGTATCCGCACCATAGGCGAACTGGTGAATAAATCCGAGAATGATCTGCTCGCGGTGAAAAATTTCGGGCAGAAATCGCTTGACGAGATCAAAGATAAGCTCAAAGAGATGGGGCTTTCTCTCGGTATGAAGGAATAG
- the rplQ gene encoding 50S ribosomal protein L17, producing the protein MIKNLGHRKLSKTGSHRKAMFSNMATSLLLHEKITTTVPKAKELRRVVERVITDAKHGRTLEVRRAVRSREVYNKVLEVIAPRYKERPGGFTRILRIGVRKGDATEIAMIKLVD; encoded by the coding sequence ATGATAAAGAATCTCGGACACAGAAAACTTTCCAAGACCGGCTCCCACAGGAAGGCGATGTTTTCAAATATGGCGACCAGCCTTCTTCTGCATGAAAAAATAACCACCACGGTGCCTAAAGCCAAGGAATTGCGCCGGGTGGTGGAGCGCGTTATCACCGACGCCAAACATGGCCGCACACTGGAAGTGCGCCGCGCAGTGCGCAGCCGCGAAGTTTATAACAAGGTGCTTGAAGTTATAGCGCCGCGCTATAAGGAACGCCCGGGCGGATTTACCAGGATATTAAGGATCGGCGTAAGAAAAGGCGATGCGACCGAAATCGCCATGATAAAACTGGTTGATTAG
- a CDS encoding rod shape-determining protein: protein MFDYFFSLFSNDIGIDLGTANTLVYVRGKGIVLREPSVVAIDKNRHRVLAVGSEAKLMLGRTPSHIAAVRPLRNGVIADFEVTQEMIKYFIRKVHNRRSLLHPRIVIGIPSGITEVEKRAVQESAEQAGAREVLLIEEPMAAAIGSDLPVSEPHASMICDVGGGTTEVAVISLGGMVVAKSLDVAGDEMDDCIVQYFRRKHNLVIGEATAEEVKIQIGSVFPLKEEKTIEVKGRDQAKGLPKTILVTSEEIRQALMEPVQLIVDLIKQVLEETPPELSSDLVDRGMVLAGGGSLLRGFPELIRQETELPVHRAADPLSCVALGCGKYLEELDKIQQKPDFFKSYRND, encoded by the coding sequence ATGTTCGACTATTTTTTCAGCCTTTTTTCAAACGATATAGGCATTGACCTGGGCACTGCCAACACGCTGGTCTATGTCAGGGGCAAGGGCATCGTGCTGCGCGAGCCGTCAGTGGTGGCCATAGACAAGAACAGGCACAGGGTGCTGGCGGTGGGTTCGGAAGCTAAGCTCATGCTCGGGCGCACGCCCTCGCACATCGCGGCGGTGCGGCCGCTGAGAAACGGTGTAATAGCCGACTTTGAAGTTACCCAGGAAATGATAAAGTATTTTATCCGGAAAGTTCACAACAGGCGCAGCCTGCTGCATCCCCGTATCGTCATAGGCATCCCCTCAGGCATCACGGAAGTTGAAAAGCGCGCGGTGCAGGAATCCGCCGAGCAGGCGGGCGCGCGGGAAGTTTTGCTCATAGAAGAGCCTATGGCCGCCGCCATCGGTTCCGACCTGCCTGTTTCAGAGCCTCACGCAAGCATGATCTGCGACGTGGGTGGCGGCACCACGGAAGTGGCCGTTATATCGCTTGGCGGCATGGTAGTGGCCAAGTCCCTTGACGTGGCGGGCGACGAGATGGACGACTGCATAGTGCAGTACTTCAGGAGAAAGCACAATTTAGTCATAGGAGAAGCGACCGCGGAAGAGGTAAAGATACAGATAGGTTCGGTTTTTCCTCTGAAAGAAGAAAAGACCATAGAGGTCAAGGGCAGAGACCAGGCAAAGGGCCTGCCTAAAACAATTCTTGTTACTTCAGAAGAGATACGTCAGGCTCTTATGGAGCCTGTGCAGCTTATTGTGGACCTTATTAAGCAGGTACTGGAAGAAACCCCGCCCGAGCTCTCCTCGGATCTGGTTGACAGGGGTATGGTGCTTGCCGGCGGGGGCTCGCTGTTGCGCGGCTTCCCCGAGCTTATCAGGCAGGAAACCGAGTTGCCAGTCCACAGAGCCGCCGACCCTTTAAGCTGTGTCGCCCTTGGCTGCGGGAAGTATTTGGAAGAACTGGACAAGATACAGCAGAAACCCGATTTTTTTAAGTCCTACCGGAACGATTAG